A DNA window from Seriola aureovittata isolate HTS-2021-v1 ecotype China chromosome 8, ASM2101889v1, whole genome shotgun sequence contains the following coding sequences:
- the tmem255a gene encoding transmembrane protein 255A isoform X3: MFFTERKEDRPLDYVKHPEASMPPAQSLQSSGLTLSETSMGSFKRRKRKSIIVTVMLLIVSVLILIFGLAATTRTQNITVGGYYPGVILGFGSFLGIIGAHLIENKRQMLVASIVFISFGVVAAFCCAIVDGVFAARHIDLRPLYAGRCEYHSSETASDRDVPCQTMSRSSCNLRVKSNTCYCCDLYNCGKASRVEVIGGYHEYTDVRSCQDVVHLYHLLWSATILNIVALFLGIITAAVLGGFKDMTPSPASESSSEPEAITAPVPSEPPPPTTSLNSYYNTAPCLPPYTAYDLQGSFMFPDSSGLSDDSQSGASHLWPTMVPPRYSPPHNHPDEKPPPYSP; the protein is encoded by the exons ATGTTcttcacagaaagaaaag aggATCGTCCGTTGGACTACGTTAAACATCCTGAAGCCAGCATGCCTCCAGCTCAGAGCCTTCAATCGAGCGGACTGACTCTCTCAGAAACAAGCATGG GTTCCTttaagaggaggaagaggaaatcCATAATAGTGACGGTGATGCTGCTCATCGTATCTGTGCTCATCCTCATCTTTGGCCTGGCAGCAACTACCAGGACGCAGAACATCACAGTGGGCGGCTACTACCCAGGAGTCATT ctggGCTTTGGCTCTTTTCTGGGAATTATCGGTGCTCATTTGATAGAGAACAAGAGGCAGATG ttAGTGGCATCTATTGTCTTCATCAGTTTCGGAGTGGTGGCTGCCTTCTGCTGTGCTATTGTTGATGGAGTATTTGCTGCAAGGCACATT GACCTCAGGCCTCTGTATGCCGGCCGTTGTGAGTATCACTCCAGTGAGACAGCATCTGACCGTGAT GTGCCGTGTCAGACAATGTCGCGCTCGTCCTGTAACCTGCGCGTGAAGAGCAACACCTGTTACTGCTGCGACCTCTACAACTGCGGGAAG GCTAGCCGTGTAGAGGTGATTGGAGGCTACCATGAATACACTGATGTGAGGAGCTGCCAGGACGTGGTGCACCTCTATCACCTGCTGTGGTCCGCTACCATCCTCAACATTGTGGCCCTCTTCCTGGGCATCATAACGGCTGCAGTGCTGGGAGGCTTCAAGGACATG ACTCCCTCTCCTGCATCGGAGAGTTCATCTGAACCAGAGGCCATCACAGCCCCCGTCCCCTCGGAGCCTCCTCCACCCACCACTTCTCTCAACTCCTATTACAACACTGCCCCCTGCCTGCCGCCATACACTGCCTACGACCTGCAG GGCTCCTTCATGTTCCCTGACTCCTCCGGCCTGTCAGATGACTCCCAGTCTGGAGCGAGCCACCTGTGGCCCACTATGGTCCCTCCACGCTACTCCCCTCCTCACAACCATCCTGATGAGAAGCCCCCACCGTACAGCCCGTAA
- the tmem255a gene encoding transmembrane protein 255A isoform X2 yields MFFTERKEDRPLDYVKHPEASMPPAQSLQSSGLTLSETSMGSFKRRKRKSIIVTVMLLIVSVLILIFGLAATTRTQNITVGGYYPGVILGFGSFLGIIGAHLIENKRQMLVASIVFISFGVVAAFCCAIVDGVFAARHIDLRPLYAGRCEYHSSETASDRDVPCQTMSRSSCNLRVKSNTCYCCDLYNCGKEHPLMGLQNKDVLKKFRKSSMIWNRVEVIGGYHEYTDVRSCQDVVHLYHLLWSATILNIVALFLGIITAAVLGGFKDMTPSPASESSSEPEAITAPVPSEPPPPTTSLNSYYNTAPCLPPYTAYDLQGSFMFPDSSGLSDDSQSGASHLWPTMVPPRYSPPHNHPDEKPPPYSP; encoded by the exons ATGTTcttcacagaaagaaaag aggATCGTCCGTTGGACTACGTTAAACATCCTGAAGCCAGCATGCCTCCAGCTCAGAGCCTTCAATCGAGCGGACTGACTCTCTCAGAAACAAGCATGG GTTCCTttaagaggaggaagaggaaatcCATAATAGTGACGGTGATGCTGCTCATCGTATCTGTGCTCATCCTCATCTTTGGCCTGGCAGCAACTACCAGGACGCAGAACATCACAGTGGGCGGCTACTACCCAGGAGTCATT ctggGCTTTGGCTCTTTTCTGGGAATTATCGGTGCTCATTTGATAGAGAACAAGAGGCAGATG ttAGTGGCATCTATTGTCTTCATCAGTTTCGGAGTGGTGGCTGCCTTCTGCTGTGCTATTGTTGATGGAGTATTTGCTGCAAGGCACATT GACCTCAGGCCTCTGTATGCCGGCCGTTGTGAGTATCACTCCAGTGAGACAGCATCTGACCGTGAT GTGCCGTGTCAGACAATGTCGCGCTCGTCCTGTAACCTGCGCGTGAAGAGCAACACCTGTTACTGCTGCGACCTCTACAACTGCGGGAA AGAACATCCTCTTATGGGACTTCAGAATAAAgatgttttgaaaaagtttaGGAAATCATCCATGATTTGGAA CCGTGTAGAGGTGATTGGAGGCTACCATGAATACACTGATGTGAGGAGCTGCCAGGACGTGGTGCACCTCTATCACCTGCTGTGGTCCGCTACCATCCTCAACATTGTGGCCCTCTTCCTGGGCATCATAACGGCTGCAGTGCTGGGAGGCTTCAAGGACATG ACTCCCTCTCCTGCATCGGAGAGTTCATCTGAACCAGAGGCCATCACAGCCCCCGTCCCCTCGGAGCCTCCTCCACCCACCACTTCTCTCAACTCCTATTACAACACTGCCCCCTGCCTGCCGCCATACACTGCCTACGACCTGCAG GGCTCCTTCATGTTCCCTGACTCCTCCGGCCTGTCAGATGACTCCCAGTCTGGAGCGAGCCACCTGTGGCCCACTATGGTCCCTCCACGCTACTCCCCTCCTCACAACCATCCTGATGAGAAGCCCCCACCGTACAGCCCGTAA
- the tmem255a gene encoding transmembrane protein 255A isoform X5 — translation MLLIVSVLILIFGLAATTRTQNITVGGYYPGVILGFGSFLGIIGAHLIENKRQMLVASIVFISFGVVAAFCCAIVDGVFAARHIDLRPLYAGRCEYHSSETASDRDVPCQTMSRSSCNLRVKSNTCYCCDLYNCGKEHPLMGLQNKDVLKKFRKSSMIWKASRVEVIGGYHEYTDVRSCQDVVHLYHLLWSATILNIVALFLGIITAAVLGGFKDMTPSPASESSSEPEAITAPVPSEPPPPTTSLNSYYNTAPCLPPYTAYDLQGSFMFPDSSGLSDDSQSGASHLWPTMVPPRYSPPHNHPDEKPPPYSP, via the exons ATGCTGCTCATCGTATCTGTGCTCATCCTCATCTTTGGCCTGGCAGCAACTACCAGGACGCAGAACATCACAGTGGGCGGCTACTACCCAGGAGTCATT ctggGCTTTGGCTCTTTTCTGGGAATTATCGGTGCTCATTTGATAGAGAACAAGAGGCAGATG ttAGTGGCATCTATTGTCTTCATCAGTTTCGGAGTGGTGGCTGCCTTCTGCTGTGCTATTGTTGATGGAGTATTTGCTGCAAGGCACATT GACCTCAGGCCTCTGTATGCCGGCCGTTGTGAGTATCACTCCAGTGAGACAGCATCTGACCGTGAT GTGCCGTGTCAGACAATGTCGCGCTCGTCCTGTAACCTGCGCGTGAAGAGCAACACCTGTTACTGCTGCGACCTCTACAACTGCGGGAA AGAACATCCTCTTATGGGACTTCAGAATAAAgatgttttgaaaaagtttaGGAAATCATCCATGATTTGGAAG GCTAGCCGTGTAGAGGTGATTGGAGGCTACCATGAATACACTGATGTGAGGAGCTGCCAGGACGTGGTGCACCTCTATCACCTGCTGTGGTCCGCTACCATCCTCAACATTGTGGCCCTCTTCCTGGGCATCATAACGGCTGCAGTGCTGGGAGGCTTCAAGGACATG ACTCCCTCTCCTGCATCGGAGAGTTCATCTGAACCAGAGGCCATCACAGCCCCCGTCCCCTCGGAGCCTCCTCCACCCACCACTTCTCTCAACTCCTATTACAACACTGCCCCCTGCCTGCCGCCATACACTGCCTACGACCTGCAG GGCTCCTTCATGTTCCCTGACTCCTCCGGCCTGTCAGATGACTCCCAGTCTGGAGCGAGCCACCTGTGGCCCACTATGGTCCCTCCACGCTACTCCCCTCCTCACAACCATCCTGATGAGAAGCCCCCACCGTACAGCCCGTAA
- the tmem255a gene encoding transmembrane protein 255A isoform X4, translated as MFFTERKEDRPLDYVKHPEASMPPAQSLQSSGLTLSETSMGSFKRRKRKSIIVTVMLLIVSVLILIFGLAATTRTQNITVGGYYPGVILGFGSFLGIIGAHLIENKRQMLVASIVFISFGVVAAFCCAIVDGVFAARHIDLRPLYAGRCEYHSSETASDRDVPCQTMSRSSCNLRVKSNTCYCCDLYNCGNRVEVIGGYHEYTDVRSCQDVVHLYHLLWSATILNIVALFLGIITAAVLGGFKDMTPSPASESSSEPEAITAPVPSEPPPPTTSLNSYYNTAPCLPPYTAYDLQGSFMFPDSSGLSDDSQSGASHLWPTMVPPRYSPPHNHPDEKPPPYSP; from the exons ATGTTcttcacagaaagaaaag aggATCGTCCGTTGGACTACGTTAAACATCCTGAAGCCAGCATGCCTCCAGCTCAGAGCCTTCAATCGAGCGGACTGACTCTCTCAGAAACAAGCATGG GTTCCTttaagaggaggaagaggaaatcCATAATAGTGACGGTGATGCTGCTCATCGTATCTGTGCTCATCCTCATCTTTGGCCTGGCAGCAACTACCAGGACGCAGAACATCACAGTGGGCGGCTACTACCCAGGAGTCATT ctggGCTTTGGCTCTTTTCTGGGAATTATCGGTGCTCATTTGATAGAGAACAAGAGGCAGATG ttAGTGGCATCTATTGTCTTCATCAGTTTCGGAGTGGTGGCTGCCTTCTGCTGTGCTATTGTTGATGGAGTATTTGCTGCAAGGCACATT GACCTCAGGCCTCTGTATGCCGGCCGTTGTGAGTATCACTCCAGTGAGACAGCATCTGACCGTGAT GTGCCGTGTCAGACAATGTCGCGCTCGTCCTGTAACCTGCGCGTGAAGAGCAACACCTGTTACTGCTGCGACCTCTACAACTGCGGGAA CCGTGTAGAGGTGATTGGAGGCTACCATGAATACACTGATGTGAGGAGCTGCCAGGACGTGGTGCACCTCTATCACCTGCTGTGGTCCGCTACCATCCTCAACATTGTGGCCCTCTTCCTGGGCATCATAACGGCTGCAGTGCTGGGAGGCTTCAAGGACATG ACTCCCTCTCCTGCATCGGAGAGTTCATCTGAACCAGAGGCCATCACAGCCCCCGTCCCCTCGGAGCCTCCTCCACCCACCACTTCTCTCAACTCCTATTACAACACTGCCCCCTGCCTGCCGCCATACACTGCCTACGACCTGCAG GGCTCCTTCATGTTCCCTGACTCCTCCGGCCTGTCAGATGACTCCCAGTCTGGAGCGAGCCACCTGTGGCCCACTATGGTCCCTCCACGCTACTCCCCTCCTCACAACCATCCTGATGAGAAGCCCCCACCGTACAGCCCGTAA
- the tmem255a gene encoding transmembrane protein 255A isoform X1, whose translation MFFTERKEDRPLDYVKHPEASMPPAQSLQSSGLTLSETSMGSFKRRKRKSIIVTVMLLIVSVLILIFGLAATTRTQNITVGGYYPGVILGFGSFLGIIGAHLIENKRQMLVASIVFISFGVVAAFCCAIVDGVFAARHIDLRPLYAGRCEYHSSETASDRDVPCQTMSRSSCNLRVKSNTCYCCDLYNCGKEHPLMGLQNKDVLKKFRKSSMIWKASRVEVIGGYHEYTDVRSCQDVVHLYHLLWSATILNIVALFLGIITAAVLGGFKDMTPSPASESSSEPEAITAPVPSEPPPPTTSLNSYYNTAPCLPPYTAYDLQGSFMFPDSSGLSDDSQSGASHLWPTMVPPRYSPPHNHPDEKPPPYSP comes from the exons ATGTTcttcacagaaagaaaag aggATCGTCCGTTGGACTACGTTAAACATCCTGAAGCCAGCATGCCTCCAGCTCAGAGCCTTCAATCGAGCGGACTGACTCTCTCAGAAACAAGCATGG GTTCCTttaagaggaggaagaggaaatcCATAATAGTGACGGTGATGCTGCTCATCGTATCTGTGCTCATCCTCATCTTTGGCCTGGCAGCAACTACCAGGACGCAGAACATCACAGTGGGCGGCTACTACCCAGGAGTCATT ctggGCTTTGGCTCTTTTCTGGGAATTATCGGTGCTCATTTGATAGAGAACAAGAGGCAGATG ttAGTGGCATCTATTGTCTTCATCAGTTTCGGAGTGGTGGCTGCCTTCTGCTGTGCTATTGTTGATGGAGTATTTGCTGCAAGGCACATT GACCTCAGGCCTCTGTATGCCGGCCGTTGTGAGTATCACTCCAGTGAGACAGCATCTGACCGTGAT GTGCCGTGTCAGACAATGTCGCGCTCGTCCTGTAACCTGCGCGTGAAGAGCAACACCTGTTACTGCTGCGACCTCTACAACTGCGGGAA AGAACATCCTCTTATGGGACTTCAGAATAAAgatgttttgaaaaagtttaGGAAATCATCCATGATTTGGAAG GCTAGCCGTGTAGAGGTGATTGGAGGCTACCATGAATACACTGATGTGAGGAGCTGCCAGGACGTGGTGCACCTCTATCACCTGCTGTGGTCCGCTACCATCCTCAACATTGTGGCCCTCTTCCTGGGCATCATAACGGCTGCAGTGCTGGGAGGCTTCAAGGACATG ACTCCCTCTCCTGCATCGGAGAGTTCATCTGAACCAGAGGCCATCACAGCCCCCGTCCCCTCGGAGCCTCCTCCACCCACCACTTCTCTCAACTCCTATTACAACACTGCCCCCTGCCTGCCGCCATACACTGCCTACGACCTGCAG GGCTCCTTCATGTTCCCTGACTCCTCCGGCCTGTCAGATGACTCCCAGTCTGGAGCGAGCCACCTGTGGCCCACTATGGTCCCTCCACGCTACTCCCCTCCTCACAACCATCCTGATGAGAAGCCCCCACCGTACAGCCCGTAA
- the atp1b4 gene encoding protein ATP1B4 has protein sequence MEPSSTEGGAEETLLKNNPSTPPHKVILKHGQELEEEQEELAEHQPLEQEDLNFERWKRRPIPKRTLHQKIDDLKKYLWNAETNEFMGRSGKSWSLILLFYAALYMFLAAMFGGCIFCLMWSISPYHPTFNDRVMPPGMTMAPHLEGHDIAFNASDRKSWKKYARSMDEYLRPYNDGAQERKNIRCTQDRYFMQDDLEESAERKACQFKRSWLGDCSGLQDPHYGYSQGRPCILLRMNRILGYLPGHGKPVNVTCGVKRGPPEALGEVQFYPKSIFDLKYYPYYGKLRHVNYSSPVVAVRFAGVQYDTHIQIQCKLNGKGIVNDSPTDRYLGSVTFSLEVGA, from the exons ATGGAGCCCAGTTCCACAGAGGGAGGAGCTGAAGAGACGCTCCTTAAAAATAATCCATCCACTCCT CCTCACAAAGTGATACTCAAACATGGACAAGAGCtggaagaagagcaggaggagttGGCCGAGCACCAGCCTCTAGAGCAGGAAGACCTGAACTTTGAGAGATGGAAGCGCAGGCCGATACCCAAGAGGACGCTCCACCAGAAAATAGACGACTTGAAGAAATACCTGTGGAATGCAGAGACCAACGAATTCATGGGTCGCTCTGGAAAGAGCTGGA GCCTCATCCTTCTCTTCTACGCTGCACTTTATATGTTTCTTGCAGCCATGTTTGGTGGCTGTATTTTTTGCCTCATGTGGTCTATTAGTCCCTACCATCCGACCTTCAATGATAGAGTGATGCCACCAG GTATGACGATGGCCCCACACCTAGAAGGCCACGACATCGCCTTTAACGCCTCTGATCGCAAATCCTGGAAGAAGTACGCCAGGTCTATGGATGAATATCTACGAC CATATAATGATGGCGCTCAGGAGAGGAAGAATATTCGCTGCACACAGGACAGATACTTCATGCAGGACGACTTGGAGGAGAGTGCAGAGCGGAAAGCGTGTCAGTTTAAGAGGTCCTGGTTGGGGGACTGTTCGGGGCTGCAGGACCCCCACTATGGCTATTCTCAGGGAAGGCCATGCATCCTCCTTCGAATGAACCGG ATTCTTGGTTACTTACCTGGCCATGGCAAACCAGTAAATGTGACTTGTGGAGTAAAG agAGGACCACCAGAGGCCTTGGGAGAAGTCCAGTTTTATCCTAAAAGCATTTTTGACCTGAAGTACTACCCATACTATGGGAAGCTCAGACAT gTAAACTACTCTTCACCGGTGGTGGCTGTGCGTTTTGCAGGGGTGCAGTATGACACTCACATCCAAATTCAATGCAAACTGAATGGAAAGGGCATCGTTAACGATTCACCCACTGACCGCTACCTGGGCAGTGTGACCTTCTCCTTGGAGGTCGGTGCGTAA